The following coding sequences lie in one Tichowtungia aerotolerans genomic window:
- a CDS encoding HAD family hydrolase, with protein MKPDLNQYKAFIFDLDGTLIDSEKYHADGFSQAVEALTGYQITDEERREFFESHTNTFAPILAKRHGLTFDVAEVLRRKRRHVEKHFRTDVFPQAIHFIRKWRARKRLALASNSPKSFVRNALVEGRMIDLFETVCTADDVEHRKPDPEMYLLTLEWLKLAPEETIVFEDSPAGVHAAQAAGCPVVMMENGSGRTVDGVEKFTWRELS; from the coding sequence ATGAAACCGGATTTAAATCAGTATAAGGCATTCATTTTTGATCTCGACGGTACGCTGATCGATTCGGAGAAATACCATGCCGATGGTTTTTCTCAAGCGGTTGAGGCGTTGACCGGCTATCAGATCACGGATGAGGAGCGGCGTGAGTTTTTTGAGTCGCACACCAACACCTTCGCACCGATACTTGCGAAGCGGCACGGACTGACTTTTGATGTGGCCGAAGTGCTGCGCAGAAAGCGCCGGCATGTTGAAAAGCATTTCAGAACGGATGTGTTTCCTCAGGCGATTCACTTCATTCGCAAATGGCGCGCACGCAAGCGGCTGGCGCTGGCCAGCAATTCACCGAAGAGTTTTGTCCGCAATGCGCTGGTGGAAGGGCGAATGATCGATCTGTTTGAAACCGTCTGTACGGCCGACGACGTGGAGCACCGCAAGCCCGATCCGGAAATGTATCTGCTGACTCTCGAGTGGCTGAAGCTGGCGCCGGAAGAAACGATTGTCTTTGAGGACAGCCCGGCCGGGGTCCATGCGGCGCAGGCTGCCGGCTGTCCGGTGGTCATGATGGAAAACGGGAGCGGCCGCACTGTGGACGGCGTGGAAAAATTTACATGGAGGGAACTTTCTTGA
- the gcvT gene encoding glycine cleavage system aminomethyltransferase GcvT: MKHTPLHEEHITLGARMAEFGGWDMPIQYEGILAEHQHTRTQTGLFDICHMGEFELTGPTAAADLENLLTMKVSTLAVGQCRYGFMLNEEGGVIDDLTCYCLDDARYMLVVNAATRDGDAEWIQNHLSPETVFTDRSNELAKLDVQGPQARTDLEKVFGSIPDIGYFRAEFFRGLEKLLGAGSACLDTEMLISRTGYTGELGYELYFPASEAVRIWRALLGNENIKPIGLGARDTLRLEMGYSLYGHELSTDRTPAGVSRGMFIKKDQDFIGRDAVMRDLETPAELLVALEFESKRAARAHDKVFLRGLEMGEVTSGSVSPSLGKAVALALVKADAAGLGTVLDVEIRGKQFPATVVNLPFYPNGTARG, encoded by the coding sequence TTGAAACACACACCATTGCACGAAGAACATATTACATTGGGTGCCCGCATGGCCGAATTCGGCGGCTGGGATATGCCGATTCAGTACGAAGGTATTCTGGCAGAACATCAGCATACGCGCACGCAAACCGGGCTGTTCGATATCTGCCACATGGGCGAGTTCGAGCTGACCGGCCCGACGGCGGCGGCCGATCTCGAAAACCTGCTGACGATGAAGGTATCCACGCTGGCGGTTGGGCAGTGCCGCTACGGCTTCATGCTTAACGAAGAGGGCGGTGTGATTGACGATCTCACCTGCTATTGCCTCGATGACGCGCGCTACATGCTCGTCGTCAACGCCGCCACGCGCGACGGCGATGCCGAATGGATTCAAAACCACCTTTCGCCCGAAACCGTTTTTACGGATCGCTCAAACGAACTGGCTAAGCTCGACGTGCAGGGGCCGCAGGCGCGCACCGATCTGGAAAAAGTTTTTGGATCGATTCCTGATATTGGATATTTCAGAGCAGAATTTTTCCGAGGCTTGGAAAAACTATTGGGTGCAGGCTCCGCCTGCTTGGATACTGAAATGCTGATCAGCCGCACCGGGTATACCGGCGAGCTGGGCTATGAACTCTATTTCCCGGCTTCCGAGGCGGTGCGCATCTGGCGCGCACTGCTGGGGAATGAAAACATCAAGCCGATCGGCCTAGGCGCCCGCGATACGCTTCGCTTAGAAATGGGCTACTCGCTCTACGGCCACGAGCTCTCGACCGATCGTACTCCCGCCGGCGTCAGCCGCGGCATGTTCATCAAAAAAGATCAGGATTTTATCGGGCGCGATGCCGTCATGCGCGACCTGGAAACTCCAGCCGAGCTGCTGGTTGCTCTGGAGTTCGAAAGCAAACGCGCCGCCCGCGCGCACGATAAAGTGTTTCTCCGCGGGTTGGAAATGGGCGAGGTTACCAGCGGTTCTGTTTCTCCAAGCCTTGGAAAAGCTGTGGCTTTGGCACTCGTTAAGGCTGATGCCGCAGGGCTCGGAACGGTTCTGGATGTCGAAATCCGCGGGAAACAGTTCCCGGCAACTGTTGTGAATCTTCCGTTTTATCCAAACGGAACTGCCCGCGGCTGA